The nucleotide window ATTTCCATTTCATTGAATAGCGTCAGCGCAAGTTGATCTTGGTTGGTTTTTTCACTTGAAGCCCCAAATTTCTTTTGTTGGCTGAGGCGGAACTGTGCTTCCAACCAGTTGAGTTTAGCCATAAGGACTTCATTTTGTTTTTCCAACGCCGCATTCTTTTTTACGAGTTCTTCAATTGTAAGTGTGGGTGTTTGTTCGATTTTTACCATAGCTAAAGAAATTCGACTTGAATAGCCGAATTCCTTTTTCAAATGACAACTTTAGCAGAAACCTTCATATGTGAGGATTTTTGATTCATAGCTAACCCTTCCAGTAACCATTTAAATTGACGCCCGGAGATTTTTAAAGGTGTGGTTGCTTCATTAGGCCAGTCAAACAAGCCTTCTTCTAACCGGCGATAAAAGAGCCAAAAGCCATTATGGTCCCAGTGAAGAATTTTTAATTTATCCTTTTTTCGATTACAGAATACAAAGAGATGCGATGAAAAGGG belongs to Lysinibacillus louembei and includes:
- the tnpB gene encoding IS66 family insertion sequence element accessory protein TnpB (TnpB, as the term is used for proteins encoded by IS66 family insertion elements, is considered an accessory protein, since TnpC, encoded by a neighboring gene, is a DDE family transposase.), yielding MFTNLRMDQVFIACGPTDLRKSVDGLAAIVQESFQLDPFSSHLFVFCNRKKDKLKILHWDHNGFWLFYRRLEEGLFDWPNEATTPLKISGRQFKWLLEGLAMNQKSSHMKVSAKVVI